In Bifidobacterium sp. ESL0745, one DNA window encodes the following:
- a CDS encoding DUF3180 domain-containing protein produces MSARRTPWWYYVIAALIGLLFGAMLFKSDEMSGLSLIGAPWFVSFVLVLLGVVVLALALQVHQYATTDPAKRKSWIDPTKAVYTLVLCKALGIAGAGLAGWYLAQLLLCLTHWGVPYYQSVIIQCVVTTLICIADMVVGIVGEWLCQLPPDEGAENPKIKAAKRRERQRKLAAGSMGKNNANFEDLS; encoded by the coding sequence ATGAGTGCACGACGGACCCCCTGGTGGTATTACGTAATAGCGGCGCTGATCGGCCTGCTTTTCGGGGCGATGCTGTTCAAATCCGATGAGATGAGCGGTCTCTCCCTGATCGGCGCCCCGTGGTTCGTTTCGTTCGTGCTGGTGCTCCTCGGTGTCGTTGTTCTGGCCTTGGCGCTGCAGGTGCATCAATACGCCACCACCGACCCCGCCAAACGCAAAAGCTGGATCGACCCGACCAAAGCCGTGTATACGTTGGTGCTTTGCAAAGCATTGGGCATCGCCGGAGCAGGACTTGCCGGCTGGTATCTGGCGCAATTGCTGCTGTGCCTGACCCATTGGGGCGTTCCCTATTATCAAAGTGTGATTATCCAATGCGTGGTGACTACGCTCATCTGCATCGCCGATATGGTCGTTGGCATTGTCGGCGAATGGCTCTGCCAGTTGCCGCCTGACGAAGGTGCGGAAAATCCGAAGATCAAAGCCGCCAAACGTCGTGAACGCCAACGCAAGCTCGCTGCCGGATCGATGGGCAAGAACAACGCGAACTTCGAGGATTTGTCGTAG
- a CDS encoding dioxygenase, which produces MGQEMTNFQANLPEALPIENPLSSADARVPAEIEQSSGLLLQGRRLRSFAYTTDAAVIHNTNADAILAVYPFTGQPVINQAVLSVAQAPVFVGVGGGTTTGTRVLELAVFAEMQGVAGVVLNAPSEVEIVREVAMTVHVPVMATVVQWDDKVQRKIEAGAKIINVAAGKNTAEVVARVKDRYPEIPVVASSGGSAESIRETIEAGANALSWTPPSAADLQKQMMDRYRRGETGHADGAQNAPSSPLPNVNPNGTAKSFYTSTATMGHPYTDVPPVKQPSPRHKKQAPPSDAIVESN; this is translated from the coding sequence ATGGGACAGGAAATGACCAACTTTCAGGCGAATCTGCCCGAGGCTTTGCCTATTGAAAATCCGCTGAGCTCGGCTGACGCCCGGGTTCCGGCGGAGATTGAGCAATCTTCGGGACTGCTGCTGCAAGGCAGGCGCCTGCGCTCGTTCGCCTATACCACCGACGCCGCCGTGATCCACAACACCAACGCCGACGCCATTCTCGCTGTCTATCCGTTCACCGGACAGCCGGTCATCAATCAGGCCGTGCTTTCCGTGGCACAGGCTCCGGTGTTCGTCGGTGTCGGGGGAGGCACCACCACCGGCACCCGCGTACTTGAATTGGCCGTTTTTGCCGAAATGCAGGGCGTCGCCGGCGTTGTGTTGAATGCTCCCAGCGAGGTCGAGATCGTTCGCGAAGTCGCCATGACCGTGCATGTCCCCGTGATGGCGACGGTGGTGCAATGGGACGATAAGGTGCAGCGCAAGATCGAGGCGGGAGCCAAGATCATCAACGTCGCCGCGGGCAAGAACACCGCCGAGGTGGTCGCCCGTGTCAAAGATCGTTACCCGGAGATTCCCGTGGTCGCCAGTTCCGGCGGTTCGGCCGAATCAATCCGTGAAACCATTGAGGCCGGTGCCAATGCGCTTTCGTGGACGCCACCAAGCGCCGCCGACCTACAAAAGCAAATGATGGATCGTTATCGTCGCGGCGAAACCGGCCATGCCGACGGTGCTCAAAACGCACCGAGCTCACCGTTGCCCAATGTCAATCCCAATGGCACCGCCAAAAGCTTCTATACTTCCACGGCCACCATGGGCCACCCCTATACGGACGTCCCGCCGGTCAAGCAGCCCAGCCCGCGCCATAAGAAGCAGGCGCCGCCGAGCGATGCCATCGTCGAATCGAACTGA
- a CDS encoding peptide deformylase, producing the protein MQQPITTSPAFLRQPSGPATRDDLACAQDLRDTLEAYADRCVGMAANMIGEHKRIIVFNDELTDRIMTMFNPEIIEKDSPYQTEEGCLSLKSRRETTRFETIRVRYQDRRFKEHTANFSGWTAQIIQHEIDHCNGVLI; encoded by the coding sequence ATGCAGCAACCCATCACGACCTCACCGGCGTTCCTGCGCCAACCCAGCGGACCAGCCACGCGGGACGATCTGGCATGCGCGCAGGATCTCAGGGATACGCTCGAAGCCTATGCCGACCGTTGCGTAGGCATGGCCGCAAACATGATCGGCGAACACAAACGAATCATCGTGTTCAACGACGAACTCACCGACCGCATAATGACGATGTTCAATCCGGAAATCATCGAAAAAGACAGCCCCTATCAAACCGAGGAAGGTTGCCTTTCCTTGAAATCCAGAAGGGAAACGACACGCTTTGAAACGATTCGGGTCCGTTATCAGGACAGAAGATTCAAGGAGCACACTGCCAATTTCAGCGGTTGGACGGCGCAGATCATCCAGCACGAAATCGACCATTGCAACGGCGTGCTCATCTAG
- the ettA gene encoding energy-dependent translational throttle protein EttA has translation MAEFIFQMINARKAYGDRVILDDVTLSFLPGAKIGVVGPNGMGKSTLLKIMAGQETVSNGEAKLTPGYSVGILQQEPPLDEDKTVGENIKAAFGDITEKVDRFNKIGEEMADPNADYDALMAEMGKLQEEIDAANGWDIDSQLEQAMDALQCPDPDTPVKVCSGGERRRVALCKLLLEAPDLLLLDEPTNHLDAESILWLEQFLHSYKGAVIAVTHDRYFMDNVAEWICEVDRGHLYPYKGNYSTYLETKEKRMEIQGAKDAKLAKRLKNEIAWVKSSPKARQAKNKARLARYDEMENEARNSKKLDFSEIVIPPGPRLGSQVLEAEHIRKAFGERVLIDDLSFTLPRNGIVGIIGPNGVGKSTLFKTIVGKEPLTSGKLDIGETVKISYVDQNREGLDPNKNLWEAVSDGNDFIEVAGVEVPTRAYVASFGFKGSDQQKLTGMLSGGERNRLNLALTLKQGGNLLLLDEPTNDLDVETLESLENALIEFPGCAVVISHDRWFLDRIATHILAWEGDDDNPAKWHWFEGNFQAYQEDKVKRLGEEASRPHRIHRKLTR, from the coding sequence TTGGCTGAATTCATTTTCCAGATGATCAATGCTCGCAAGGCCTATGGCGACCGTGTGATCCTTGACGACGTGACCCTGAGCTTTTTGCCGGGCGCGAAAATCGGCGTCGTCGGTCCCAACGGCATGGGCAAGTCCACTCTTTTGAAGATCATGGCCGGACAGGAAACCGTCTCCAATGGCGAGGCGAAGCTGACCCCGGGCTATTCCGTAGGCATTCTGCAGCAGGAACCGCCGCTGGACGAGGACAAAACCGTCGGTGAGAACATCAAGGCGGCTTTCGGCGACATCACCGAAAAGGTCGACCGATTCAACAAGATCGGCGAAGAGATGGCCGACCCCAATGCCGACTACGACGCGCTGATGGCCGAGATGGGCAAGCTGCAGGAAGAAATTGACGCAGCCAACGGCTGGGACATCGACTCGCAGCTCGAACAGGCGATGGATGCCCTGCAGTGCCCCGACCCCGACACGCCTGTCAAGGTCTGCTCGGGCGGCGAGCGCCGTCGCGTGGCCCTGTGCAAGCTGCTGCTTGAAGCCCCAGACCTGCTGCTGCTGGATGAGCCGACCAACCACCTCGATGCCGAATCGATTCTGTGGCTCGAGCAGTTCCTGCATTCCTACAAGGGTGCCGTCATCGCCGTCACCCACGACCGCTACTTCATGGACAACGTGGCCGAATGGATCTGCGAGGTCGACCGCGGCCACCTTTACCCCTACAAGGGCAACTACTCCACGTATCTGGAGACCAAAGAAAAGCGTATGGAAATCCAAGGCGCCAAGGACGCCAAGCTCGCCAAGAGACTCAAGAACGAAATCGCGTGGGTCAAGAGCTCGCCCAAGGCACGTCAGGCCAAGAACAAGGCACGTCTGGCCCGCTACGACGAAATGGAGAACGAGGCGCGCAACTCCAAGAAGCTGGACTTCTCCGAAATCGTCATCCCGCCAGGGCCGCGTCTGGGTTCGCAGGTGCTGGAGGCCGAGCATATCCGCAAGGCGTTCGGCGAGCGCGTACTGATCGACGACCTCTCCTTCACCTTGCCTCGTAACGGCATCGTCGGCATCATCGGCCCCAACGGCGTCGGCAAATCCACCCTGTTCAAGACCATCGTCGGCAAGGAGCCGTTGACCAGCGGCAAGCTCGACATTGGTGAGACCGTCAAGATCTCGTACGTCGACCAGAACCGCGAGGGCCTCGACCCGAACAAGAACCTCTGGGAAGCGGTTTCCGACGGCAACGACTTCATTGAGGTCGCCGGCGTCGAAGTGCCGACCCGCGCCTACGTGGCCAGCTTCGGCTTCAAGGGCAGCGACCAGCAGAAGCTCACCGGCATGCTTTCCGGCGGCGAACGCAACCGCCTGAACCTTGCGTTGACCCTGAAGCAGGGCGGCAATCTGTTGCTGCTCGATGAGCCCACAAACGACCTTGACGTCGAAACGTTGGAATCGCTGGAGAACGCGCTGATCGAATTCCCCGGCTGCGCCGTGGTCATCTCCCACGACCGCTGGTTCCTCGACCGCATCGCCACGCATATCCTCGCGTGGGAGGGCGACGATGACAACCCGGCCAAGTGGCACTGGTTCGAAGGCAACTTCCAGGCGTATCAGGAAGACAAGGTCAAGCGCCTTGGCGAGGAGGCCTCCCGCCCCCATCGCATCCACCGCAAGCTCACGCGCTAG
- the ftsH gene encoding ATP-dependent zinc metalloprotease FtsH, whose protein sequence is MSYPQNPRNPMGPMGNPNGSNNNNNNPFNPFNRGNNSNNGNNGNNRHNNNKGDSNPNEKRPFWQSPVLWIVVLVLLVFAGFQLFSSTGTQTIDTKNGMELIQQGEANRIQIIDNKQMVKLKLDQDFNKVDPNTKSNHNYGRDVQFYYTLAEGPEVLKAVKKADPKNGWTSDMQSDSVWGYLISTLLPFIILLVLCWWLFSRMSGGMNGMLGMGGKKDNGKLLDGQTPTTKFSDVAGEEAAVAEVEEIKDFLKDPSKYKALGARIPRGVLLYGPPGTGKTLLARAVAGEAGVPFYSMAGSDFVEMFVGLGASRVRDLFDEAKKNAPAIIFIDEIDAVGRKRGSGMSGGHDEREQTLNQLLVEMDGFDNDTNLIIIAATNRPDVLDEALLRPGRFDRQVAVEAPDLEGREEILKVHAKGKPFVPDVDLHTVAVRTPGFTGADLANVLNEAALLCARVGAQLIDNRAIDEAIDRVQSGPKRQSRGMALDEMRNTAYHEGGHALVAAALHNTDPVTKVTILPRGRALGYTAVMPTQDRYSQSRNELLDQMAYAMGGRTAEEVVFHDPTTGASNDIEKATQIARKMVIEFGLSSKLGAVKWGDSEHGEDSANNFIHDYSERTQDIIDEEVHGMIETAHTEAWQIITDNRDVLDELVRQLLVKETLNEKELKVIFANLKKAPERKLWLSDAARPDSDIPPVPIPESLKRSVGMKPEESSE, encoded by the coding sequence ATGAGCTATCCTCAGAATCCTCGTAATCCCATGGGGCCGATGGGCAACCCGAACGGATCCAACAACAATAACAACAATCCTTTCAACCCGTTCAATCGGGGCAACAATTCCAACAACGGCAACAATGGTAACAACCGCCATAACAACAACAAGGGTGATAGCAACCCCAATGAGAAGCGGCCGTTCTGGCAATCGCCGGTTCTCTGGATTGTGGTGTTGGTTTTGCTGGTATTTGCCGGATTCCAGCTGTTCAGTTCGACGGGGACGCAGACCATTGATACGAAGAACGGTATGGAGCTCATCCAACAGGGCGAGGCCAACCGTATCCAGATCATCGACAACAAGCAGATGGTGAAGCTGAAGCTTGACCAGGACTTCAACAAGGTCGATCCCAACACAAAGTCCAACCACAATTACGGCCGCGACGTGCAGTTTTACTACACGCTTGCCGAAGGGCCGGAAGTACTCAAGGCCGTCAAGAAGGCCGATCCGAAGAATGGCTGGACCTCAGACATGCAGTCCGATTCGGTGTGGGGCTATCTGATTTCCACGCTGTTGCCCTTTATCATCCTTCTGGTGCTCTGCTGGTGGCTGTTCAGTCGGATGAGCGGTGGCATGAACGGCATGCTCGGCATGGGTGGCAAGAAGGACAACGGCAAGCTTCTGGACGGGCAGACCCCGACCACCAAGTTCTCCGACGTGGCCGGCGAGGAAGCCGCCGTGGCCGAAGTCGAGGAGATCAAGGACTTTTTGAAGGATCCTTCCAAATACAAGGCGCTCGGTGCCCGGATTCCGCGCGGCGTGCTGCTTTATGGCCCTCCTGGAACCGGTAAGACGCTGCTCGCGCGAGCCGTCGCAGGCGAGGCGGGCGTACCGTTCTACTCCATGGCAGGTTCCGACTTCGTCGAGATGTTCGTCGGTCTTGGTGCCTCCCGTGTACGTGACCTCTTCGACGAGGCCAAGAAGAACGCGCCGGCCATCATCTTCATCGATGAGATCGACGCCGTCGGCCGCAAGCGTGGCTCCGGCATGAGCGGCGGACACGACGAGCGCGAGCAGACCCTGAACCAGCTGCTGGTCGAGATGGATGGTTTCGACAACGACACCAACCTCATCATCATTGCCGCCACCAACCGCCCTGACGTTTTGGACGAGGCGCTGTTGCGTCCCGGTCGTTTCGACCGTCAGGTGGCCGTCGAGGCCCCGGACCTGGAAGGCCGCGAGGAAATCCTCAAGGTGCACGCCAAAGGCAAGCCGTTCGTCCCCGATGTCGATTTGCACACCGTGGCCGTGCGGACGCCTGGCTTCACTGGTGCCGACCTGGCCAATGTGCTGAACGAGGCTGCATTGCTCTGCGCCCGTGTGGGAGCCCAACTGATCGACAACCGCGCCATCGACGAGGCCATCGACCGTGTCCAGTCCGGTCCGAAGCGCCAGTCGCGCGGCATGGCCCTCGACGAGATGCGCAACACCGCCTACCACGAGGGCGGCCACGCGCTGGTCGCCGCCGCACTGCACAATACCGACCCGGTGACCAAGGTGACGATTCTGCCGCGAGGCCGTGCCTTGGGCTATACCGCTGTGATGCCCACGCAGGACCGCTACTCCCAGTCCCGTAACGAGCTCTTGGATCAGATGGCCTATGCCATGGGCGGCCGCACCGCCGAAGAGGTCGTTTTCCATGACCCGACCACCGGCGCTTCCAACGACATCGAGAAGGCCACGCAGATCGCCCGTAAGATGGTCATCGAATTCGGCCTGTCCTCCAAGCTCGGAGCCGTCAAGTGGGGTGATTCCGAGCATGGTGAGGATTCCGCCAACAACTTCATCCATGATTACTCCGAGCGTACGCAGGACATCATCGACGAAGAGGTTCACGGCATGATCGAGACCGCACACACCGAGGCCTGGCAGATCATCACCGACAACCGCGATGTGCTCGATGAGCTGGTGCGTCAGCTCTTGGTCAAGGAAACCCTGAACGAAAAGGAGCTGAAGGTCATCTTCGCCAATCTGAAGAAGGCCCCGGAACGCAAGCTTTGGCTTTCCGATGCGGCTCGGCCGGATTCCGACATCCCGCCGGTGCCGATTCCCGAATCGCTCAAGCGCTCGGTCGGCATGAAGCCGGAAGAATCCAGTGAGTGA
- the hpt gene encoding hypoxanthine phosphoribosyltransferase: MQIADVQDQIDHELVSKAQIERKIKEVAAQVSKDYAGKDLLLVAVLKGAVNTLAAFSQALSINVQMDFMSLSSYGEGLESSGKITVRQDLSCDVKGRNVLIVEDIIDSGYTLDWLVRELKGRGAASVEVFALLEKPSRREVDVPLKYKGYEVPDEFVVGFGLDYKEHFRNLDSIAVLKPSVYQGEAA; the protein is encoded by the coding sequence ATGCAAATTGCGGATGTACAAGATCAGATCGACCATGAATTGGTGTCAAAAGCACAAATCGAACGCAAGATCAAAGAAGTGGCGGCGCAAGTGAGCAAGGATTATGCAGGCAAGGATCTCTTGCTGGTCGCCGTACTCAAGGGGGCTGTCAACACACTTGCGGCATTTTCACAGGCTTTGAGCATCAATGTGCAGATGGATTTCATGAGCCTGTCCAGTTATGGCGAAGGGCTCGAAAGCAGCGGGAAAATCACCGTCCGTCAAGATCTTTCCTGCGATGTCAAAGGGCGTAATGTCCTGATTGTCGAGGACATCATCGATTCCGGCTATACGCTTGACTGGCTTGTCCGTGAGCTCAAGGGCCGGGGGGCGGCAAGCGTCGAGGTGTTTGCGCTGCTCGAGAAACCATCCCGCCGTGAGGTCGATGTGCCCTTGAAATATAAAGGCTACGAAGTTCCCGATGAATTCGTTGTCGGCTTCGGCCTTGACTATAAGGAACATTTCCGCAATCTTGATTCCATCGCAGTTCTGAAGCCGTCCGTCTATCAAGGAGAAGCAGCATGA
- a CDS encoding acyl-CoA thioesterase domain-containing protein produces MAEVKVNDPAQQAVEALELKPGEKQDGRTVFHDATNLYYPTERIYGGQMTAQAIVAAADTADDDKVANSIHATFIKVGKLDEETRYEVESLRDGRSFSTRRVDAKQGAELLFTATVSLQKAGQSGVEFNDDMPKNLPDPETLTSAQDLMKPYADQSSFAKYYASQSPFDIRHIGSTVMLAPDKESADKDSGKQLVWMRMASPVKASQNAYRALLALECDQVMMEPDLRRAGLSISTPGIFYASIDHSMWWYDDIDMNEWHLYVQDAPVAGHGRALGIAKVYSADGRLLAAMTQEATIRVPEKKDDKKK; encoded by the coding sequence ATGGCGGAAGTCAAGGTGAACGACCCGGCGCAGCAGGCGGTTGAGGCACTTGAACTCAAACCCGGAGAAAAGCAAGACGGACGCACCGTCTTCCACGACGCCACGAACCTCTACTACCCCACCGAACGCATCTACGGTGGGCAGATGACCGCACAGGCCATCGTTGCCGCTGCCGACACCGCAGACGACGATAAGGTCGCCAATTCCATCCACGCCACGTTCATCAAGGTCGGCAAGCTCGACGAAGAGACCCGCTACGAGGTCGAATCGCTGCGTGACGGCCGCTCATTCTCCACCCGCCGCGTCGACGCCAAACAGGGTGCCGAGCTCCTGTTCACCGCTACGGTAAGCCTACAGAAGGCCGGCCAGTCCGGGGTGGAATTCAACGACGATATGCCCAAAAACCTGCCGGACCCCGAAACACTTACGAGCGCCCAGGATCTGATGAAACCTTACGCTGATCAGTCGAGTTTCGCCAAATACTATGCCTCACAATCGCCGTTCGACATCCGCCACATCGGCTCGACCGTCATGCTCGCTCCTGACAAGGAGAGCGCCGACAAGGATTCGGGCAAGCAGCTGGTGTGGATGCGCATGGCCAGCCCGGTCAAGGCCTCGCAGAACGCCTACCGTGCGTTGCTGGCTCTCGAATGCGACCAGGTGATGATGGAGCCGGATCTGCGCCGTGCGGGCCTGAGCATTTCGACGCCCGGCATCTTCTACGCTTCGATCGACCACTCGATGTGGTGGTATGACGATATCGACATGAACGAATGGCATCTCTACGTTCAGGACGCCCCCGTCGCCGGCCACGGCCGCGCTCTGGGCATCGCCAAGGTCTATTCGGCAGACGGTAGGCTCCTGGCCGCGATGACGCAGGAAGCCACCATCCGCGTGCCGGAAAAGAAAGATGACAAGAAGAAGTAA
- a CDS encoding MFS transporter, whose product MTESKGTGSSSTQKVKTGSKGAGVMLIAALMTGYSVVYMDKSMISAAIIPISSQFHLDTGQTGLIMSMFFLAYSIMQIPCGWLADRFGAKRVLMASMIIIAIFSYLFGIVSGLALFIVIRFGAGLGHGGYPPSCSKAIAENFPQERRTFVQSLILSTSGIGGILAYTLGAQLINHNWRIAYAVLGSLYLVAFLLIWIFVSDGKKDDKPAQAAVQTQAEADDKPKFSTVITNRNVIVLFIAMFLINIVLYGNMSWMPSYITKTFHLTVGQAGYILAFNSIFGTVATIFSGKLLSKFFLHKERPATIGSVLIVAALIVAFVLSKNLVVSIILMIFLSMFSTLVFTSIFTWPHKIMDARVIGSAIGIVNTGGTLGGFVAPMTIGYLVKLAGGSFTPAFFFLAAMAACVAVTVLFVKIPKQKKD is encoded by the coding sequence ATGACAGAATCTAAAGGTACAGGATCTTCTAGCACTCAAAAGGTGAAAACCGGTTCAAAGGGCGCGGGAGTCATGCTGATTGCGGCATTGATGACTGGCTATTCCGTGGTCTATATGGATAAGAGCATGATTTCGGCGGCGATTATCCCGATTTCTTCCCAGTTCCATCTGGACACCGGTCAGACTGGCCTTATTATGTCCATGTTCTTCCTTGCCTATTCGATTATGCAGATTCCCTGTGGTTGGTTGGCCGACAGGTTCGGCGCCAAACGGGTCCTGATGGCCTCCATGATCATCATCGCGATCTTCTCGTATCTCTTTGGCATTGTCAGTGGTCTTGCGCTCTTTATCGTCATCCGTTTTGGCGCCGGTCTCGGACATGGCGGCTACCCGCCGAGCTGTTCCAAGGCGATCGCCGAAAACTTCCCTCAGGAAAGGCGTACGTTCGTCCAATCGCTGATTCTTTCCACCAGCGGCATCGGAGGCATCCTCGCCTATACGCTGGGAGCCCAGCTCATCAATCACAATTGGCGCATCGCCTACGCCGTGCTGGGTAGCCTCTATCTCGTGGCATTCCTGCTGATTTGGATTTTCGTTTCGGATGGTAAAAAAGACGACAAGCCCGCGCAGGCCGCTGTCCAGACTCAGGCCGAGGCCGACGACAAGCCGAAATTCAGCACGGTGATTACGAACCGCAACGTCATCGTCCTGTTCATCGCGATGTTCCTGATCAACATCGTTTTGTATGGCAATATGTCCTGGATGCCTTCCTACATCACCAAGACCTTCCACCTCACGGTCGGACAGGCTGGATACATCTTGGCATTCAACTCGATATTTGGCACTGTAGCAACGATTTTCTCAGGGAAACTCCTTTCCAAGTTCTTCCTGCATAAGGAGCGTCCGGCCACCATCGGATCGGTTCTGATTGTGGCAGCGCTGATTGTCGCATTCGTGCTTTCCAAGAATCTTGTGGTTTCCATCATTCTGATGATTTTCCTTAGCATGTTCAGCACGCTGGTGTTCACCAGTATTTTCACCTGGCCCCATAAGATCATGGATGCCCGCGTCATCGGCTCCGCCATCGGCATTGTCAACACGGGCGGCACGCTTGGAGGTTTTGTGGCCCCAATGACCATTGGCTACTTGGTGAAGCTGGCCGGTGGCTCCTTCACTCCGGCGTTCTTCTTCCTTGCCGCTATGGCGGCCTGCGTCGCGGTCACGGTGCTTTTCGTCAAAATTCCAAAGCAGAAGAAGGATTGA
- the tilS gene encoding tRNA lysidine(34) synthetase TilS has protein sequence MAYSATIKQAIGDVRNALARSGLERQSSRFAEHGRHRPDDDAPTVLVACSGGRDSMALAAVSHIVCGMLGLHCGAVIVDHRLQPGSDQVVQEAANRCKNLGLDPVLVRTISVEGRENGRSEEEVAREARYAALAQTARGIADCVVLLAHTRDDQAETVIMDLMRSGGIDALAGMPSDFEREGVRFTRPFLDITRGQTTRICQELSIEWWDDPTNGDSVPANELLPQGYPLRSRVRHTLMPYLSSFFGGDFSAHLAKASATARTDKDFLEETSENLYRAVVSWNGDVASSLLADRIGDSTAPVQTNASSNINDLQISKSSNPVVADTSGDLDNTTAIESGEVAVLQVKPLAVAHPAIRRRVIARVLAQLGIAFNSGHVLSIDALVTCWHGQGALSLPSGYSVNRQKHVIRVCKNG, from the coding sequence ATGGCATATTCGGCGACCATCAAGCAGGCGATTGGCGACGTGCGCAACGCACTTGCCCGTTCCGGACTTGAACGGCAAAGTTCACGTTTTGCCGAACACGGTCGGCATCGCCCCGACGATGATGCGCCCACGGTTCTGGTGGCGTGTTCGGGCGGACGAGATTCGATGGCGCTCGCAGCGGTGAGTCACATCGTCTGTGGGATGTTGGGGCTTCATTGCGGTGCGGTTATTGTCGACCACCGGCTTCAGCCTGGTTCCGACCAAGTCGTGCAGGAAGCAGCAAACCGTTGCAAGAATTTGGGATTGGACCCCGTTCTGGTACGCACGATTAGCGTTGAAGGCCGCGAAAACGGACGAAGCGAAGAGGAAGTGGCACGAGAAGCGCGTTATGCGGCGTTGGCCCAAACCGCCCGCGGCATCGCTGACTGTGTGGTGTTGCTGGCGCATACCCGCGATGATCAGGCCGAAACCGTGATCATGGACCTGATGCGTTCGGGCGGTATCGATGCGCTCGCGGGCATGCCTTCCGATTTTGAAAGGGAAGGTGTCCGGTTCACTCGTCCATTCCTTGATATTACGCGCGGGCAGACCACCCGTATCTGCCAGGAGCTTTCGATCGAATGGTGGGATGATCCGACGAACGGGGATTCGGTACCGGCAAACGAACTGTTGCCTCAAGGCTACCCGCTCCGTTCGCGGGTGCGGCACACGCTGATGCCATATCTATCGTCGTTTTTTGGCGGCGATTTTTCGGCGCATCTCGCTAAGGCTTCGGCCACTGCCCGCACCGACAAGGATTTTCTGGAAGAGACAAGCGAAAACCTGTATCGTGCAGTCGTTTCCTGGAACGGCGATGTTGCCTCTTCACTTTTAGCTGATCGAATCGGTGATAGTACTGCACCCGTGCAGACAAACGCTTCATCAAACATAAACGATTTACAAATATCCAAATCAAGCAATCCGGTTGTAGCTGATACGAGCGGTGATCTCGATAATACGACTGCTATAGAAAGCGGGGAAGTGGCGGTTTTGCAAGTAAAACCGCTGGCTGTTGCCCATCCGGCGATTCGCCGCAGAGTCATCGCTCGGGTGCTCGCACAGCTAGGAATAGCGTTCAATTCCGGGCACGTTCTGTCCATCGATGCACTAGTCACGTGTTGGCACGGTCAGGGTGCGCTCTCACTTCCCAGCGGATATTCAGTCAATAGGCAGAAACACGTCATTCGCGTGTGTAAAAATGGATGA